The following are encoded in a window of Acipenser ruthenus chromosome 26, fAciRut3.2 maternal haplotype, whole genome shotgun sequence genomic DNA:
- the LOC131701739 gene encoding TLC domain-containing protein 3A-like: MLHVLVLGAVFFPGLFLLTRRVLASIFKQWNNADLVLVSERCVSTVHALLATSSGFIVVTTCKNVMTDRHWLATAFVWFAMPYMAYDIYAMYLSHWYRFQVKGHEEYKEHSFRTVNMFLRRECLLVLHHIVLLTILLPVTLFFRNELGDFFIGCLFTAELSTPFVSLGKILIQLGLQDSILHKVNGVIVLFTFFLCRILLFPYMYWVYGQHYGIPVYRVPFHLPLSCTLGNICVLAPQVYWFYMLCRKGIRLYQRERKMRETASN, translated from the exons ATGTTACACGTGCTGGTTTTGGGCGCTGTGTTTTTCCCTGGCTTATTCCTTCTTACGAGAAGAGTTCTGGCCAGCATTTTCAAGCAGTGGAATAATGCAGACCTGGTTCTTGTCAGCGAAAG GTGCGTGTCCACGGTCCATGCTTTGCTGGCCACGAGCTCCGGCTTTATTGTGGTCACAACGTGCAAGAATGTGATGACCGACAG GCACTGGCTTGCCACAGCCTTCGTGTGGTTTGCAATGCCGTACATGGCTTACGATATCTATGCCATGTACCTGAGTCACTGGTACCGCTTCCAAGTGAAGGGCCACGAGGAGTATAAGGAGCACTCCTTCAGGACGGTGAACATGTTTCTCAGGAGAGAATGCCTGCTGGTGCTGCATCACATTGTCCTGCTGACCATCCTGCTGCCCGTAACCTTG TTCTTCAGAAATGAGCTGGGGGATTTCTTTATAGGATGTCTGTTCACAGCAGAGCTTAGCACCCCCTTTGTATCTCTGGGAAAGATTTTAATTCAG ctGGGATTGCAGGACAGTATCCTCCACAAGGTGAACGGTGTGATCGTGCTGTTCACATTCTTCCTGTGCCGGATCCTCCTTTTCCCCTACATGTACTGGGTGTACGGCCAGCACTACGGCATCCCAGTCTACCGTGTGCCCTTCCACCTGCCTCTCTCCTGCACCCTGGGCAACATCTGCGTCTTGGCTCCTCAGGTCTATTGGTTCTACATGCTGTGCAGAAAGGGCATCCGACTGTACCAGCGTGAGCGCAAGATGCGGGAAACTGCCAGCAACTAG
- the LOC117429115 gene encoding uncharacterized protein LOC117429115 codes for MRAERQGSNTGSISDTLTDKQTDRQTDRQTDTQTQQRRSNEATEEATMLPAHCMVSCLLISAVTSTTPAESSSSAPVSLLTSTTPAVSSSSPPVSSLTNTTPAESSSSPPVSSLTSTTPAESSSLPPVSLLTSTTPAESSSSPPVSSLTSTTPAESSSTAPASLLTSTIYNDTAHSTETPALPTTSTSTEQASSTSSPTTVPTTEGEGLWAGDIVGITVGSVAGVAVFGVGIAVGLKFLGKGFNTVQPNRGSPPSDIQLECGDKTAERNTEEVTGEAGPSEDPGVGD; via the exons ATGAGAGCTGAGCGCCAGGGCAGCAATACCGGTTCTAtctcagacacactgacagacaaacagacagatagacagacagacagacagacagacacgcagacacagcAGAGGCGCAG CAACGAAGCCACAGAAGAGGCCACCATGCTTCCAGCCCATTGTATGGTGTCCTGTTTGCTTATCAGCGCAG TCACCAGTACAACACCAGCGGAGTCCTCCTCCTCTGCTCCTGTCTCGTTACTTACCAGCACAACACCAGCAGTGTCCTCCTCCTCACCTCCTGTCTCGTCACTTACCAACACAACACCAGCAGAGTCCTCCTCCTCACCTCCTGTCTCGTCACTTACCAGCACAACACCAGCAGAGTCCTCCTCCTTACCTCCTGTCTCATTACTTACCAGCACAACACCAGCGGAGTCCTCCTCCTCACCTCCTGTCTCGTCACTTACCAGCACAACACCAGCAGAGTCCTCCTCCACTGCTCCTGCCTCATTACTTACCAGCACCATCTACAATGACACTGCTCACAGCACTGAAACTCCAGCGCTCCCCACCACGTCCACAAGTACAGAGCAGGCTTCCAGCACTTCCTCTCCCACCACAGTGCCCACCACCGAGGGAGAGGGGCTGTGGGCCGGGGATATTGTCGGGATCACCGTGGGAAGCGTGGCTGGGGTGGCAGTATTTG GTGTCGGGATTGCTGTTGGACTAAAGTTCCTGGGGAAAGGATTCAACACAGTCCAGCCCAACAGAGGGAGCCCTCCCAGTGACATCCAGCTGGAGTGCGGGGACAAGACAGCGGAGCGGAACACAGAGGAAGTGACGGGGGAAGCGGGTCCGAGCGAAGACCCTGGAGTGGGAGACTGA